One window from the genome of Candidatus Hydrogenedens sp. encodes:
- the dnaE gene encoding DNA polymerase III subunit alpha, translated as MNNEFVHLHTHSEYSLLDGMSKIEDLIQLCYKYRMPALALTEHGNMFSTVPFYKTLKKLKPESDFQLKQIIGAELYVAPKSRTDKKAKEFDRSYYHLLLLCENEIGYKNLCQLISAGYTDGFYIKPRVDMELLSQHHEGLIVSSACISSRIAKAIYYDNDNVAVDTLNQLIDIFGKDHVFLEIMYHSLPDEDKVNRGIIELSKKYSIPLIATQDSHYTSPEDSEAHEVLLCIQSQTTLMDEKRWRFGSNEFYFRSPQEMYEIFKDYPEACQNTLRVAEMCQGHIIKKRNLIPKYIPEDNSDAYTFLRRLVDEGFKKRFGNKIPSGYKERAEYELSTIAELKFVDYFLVVWDIVHFAKTHGIPVGPGRGSAAGSLVAYLLEITDIDPIRYQLLFERFLNPQRVSMPDIDIDFADDRRMEVVQYAIQKYGKDNVSLIATFQRSLARNVVRDVGRVLGISYGEVDQIAKMIPTGKHTLNEALEMEPELKKRIEAEPNLQRLWKFALKLEGTVRNSGTHAAGVVICDKPIVNFIATYKEKNSEFISTQAEKECVEELGLLKMDFLGLKTLSVIHNTLKLIKKHKGIDLDINKVSLEDKKTFQMLQEGFTLGVFQLESEGMRNLSIRLKVQSLEEIVALVALFRPGPMKYIDTFIENKFKPERIQYWHPMLAPVVKETYGIPIYQEQVMQIAQRCAGFSLPESDMLRQGMAKKKMDIVEAKRLPFIEGCIKNGIDKQTAEQIFTNIEDFANYGFNKSHSVAYALLAYQTAYLKANYPEEYMCALLTKEVDNLEKISLYINECNRMGISVLPPDVNKSDVVFSIEGKTIRFGLGVIKNVGMGVCELIVNEREANGCYKDIFDFCCRLNPRQINKRVLENLIKAGAMDSFGVTRQSLFESINIAMAEGQRASKERSSGQISLFGDVPITSLNTNIHNEIVPKEEWPLLQKLSYEKEVIGIYISGHPLEQYKDIFKLWTTPKDTVEKKGEGEDVILGGIIIDVKYHNAAKGKMAFIKLDDTERQYEITCFSDTYEKSKDLIYIENIVLIQARVNFRNSQRGYIARIIIPPDECITLASAFHIRVDSTITESDYEKLMDIFSYNIGDCEVFFHYQDILKQREIIIQAYPDIKVSATPRLVAEIEEIVGKNNTWFSAGNLLPISHNGKRIR; from the coding sequence ATGAATAATGAATTTGTTCATTTACATACCCATTCCGAATACAGTTTGTTAGACGGGATGTCAAAGATTGAAGATTTAATTCAACTTTGCTATAAATATCGTATGCCTGCATTAGCATTGACAGAGCATGGCAATATGTTTAGCACGGTTCCGTTTTATAAGACCTTAAAGAAATTGAAGCCGGAGAGTGATTTTCAACTTAAACAAATTATTGGTGCAGAATTATATGTAGCCCCTAAAAGTAGGACGGATAAAAAAGCAAAAGAATTTGACCGCAGTTATTATCATCTTCTTTTACTTTGTGAAAATGAAATTGGATACAAGAATCTATGTCAATTAATTTCCGCAGGTTATACAGACGGATTTTATATCAAGCCTCGTGTTGATATGGAATTGTTGTCTCAACATCATGAAGGATTAATCGTAAGTAGTGCTTGCATTAGCAGTCGGATAGCGAAAGCCATTTATTATGATAACGACAATGTGGCAGTAGATACATTAAATCAACTCATAGATATATTTGGAAAAGACCATGTATTTTTGGAAATTATGTATCATTCTTTGCCGGATGAGGATAAGGTTAACAGGGGGATAATTGAATTATCCAAGAAGTATTCCATTCCCCTGATAGCAACGCAGGATTCACACTATACAAGCCCGGAAGATTCGGAAGCCCATGAAGTATTGTTGTGTATTCAATCGCAAACTACGCTGATGGATGAAAAACGATGGCGGTTTGGCAGTAATGAATTTTATTTTCGTAGCCCGCAAGAGATGTATGAGATATTTAAGGATTATCCCGAGGCTTGTCAAAATACACTTCGAGTCGCAGAAATGTGTCAGGGCCATATTATTAAAAAGCGTAATTTAATTCCTAAATATATACCCGAGGATAATTCGGATGCCTATACCTTTTTAAGAAGATTAGTTGATGAAGGTTTTAAAAAGAGATTTGGTAATAAAATTCCGTCGGGTTATAAAGAGCGAGCTGAATATGAATTATCTACCATTGCAGAACTAAAATTTGTAGATTATTTTCTTGTAGTATGGGATATTGTTCACTTTGCCAAAACACATGGAATTCCTGTGGGACCGGGTAGAGGTTCTGCGGCAGGAAGTCTTGTGGCTTACCTTCTGGAAATTACGGATATAGACCCCATTCGCTATCAACTTTTGTTTGAACGATTTTTAAATCCGCAACGCGTGAGTATGCCTGATATTGATATTGACTTTGCAGATGACCGACGGATGGAGGTTGTCCAGTATGCTATTCAGAAGTATGGGAAAGATAATGTGTCTCTTATTGCGACTTTTCAACGCTCACTGGCAAGGAATGTCGTCCGTGATGTAGGCCGTGTGTTAGGTATCAGTTATGGGGAAGTTGACCAAATAGCGAAAATGATACCTACGGGGAAACATACCCTAAATGAAGCGTTGGAAATGGAACCTGAACTTAAAAAGCGAATAGAAGCGGAGCCCAATTTACAACGATTGTGGAAATTTGCTCTTAAATTGGAAGGGACTGTCCGTAATTCAGGCACACATGCGGCAGGAGTTGTAATTTGCGATAAACCCATCGTTAACTTTATTGCTACTTATAAAGAAAAAAATTCTGAGTTTATATCCACACAAGCAGAAAAAGAATGCGTGGAGGAATTAGGTCTATTGAAAATGGACTTCTTAGGGTTAAAAACATTGAGTGTTATTCATAACACATTAAAGTTGATAAAAAAGCATAAAGGTATTGATTTGGATATAAATAAAGTTTCTTTAGAAGATAAGAAAACATTTCAGATGCTTCAAGAAGGATTTACCCTGGGCGTGTTCCAATTAGAAAGCGAAGGGATGCGAAATCTCTCGATTCGATTAAAGGTACAATCCTTAGAGGAGATTGTGGCTTTGGTGGCTCTATTTCGTCCCGGACCTATGAAATATATTGACACATTTATTGAGAACAAATTTAAGCCGGAAAGGATACAATATTGGCATCCGATGTTGGCACCGGTGGTAAAAGAAACCTACGGAATACCTATCTATCAGGAGCAGGTTATGCAAATAGCCCAGCGGTGTGCAGGATTTTCATTACCTGAATCGGATATGTTGCGTCAGGGTATGGCAAAAAAGAAAATGGATATTGTAGAAGCAAAAAGATTGCCGTTTATTGAAGGTTGTATAAAGAACGGAATTGACAAACAAACCGCAGAACAAATTTTTACAAATATTGAGGATTTCGCAAACTATGGCTTTAATAAATCTCATAGTGTTGCTTATGCACTGTTAGCCTATCAAACCGCCTACTTGAAGGCAAATTATCCGGAAGAGTATATGTGTGCCTTGTTAACCAAAGAAGTGGATAATCTCGAAAAAATCTCTCTGTATATTAACGAATGTAATCGGATGGGCATTTCTGTATTGCCGCCGGATGTAAATAAGAGTGATGTAGTCTTTTCAATAGAGGGCAAAACCATCCGCTTTGGATTGGGTGTTATAAAAAATGTAGGTATGGGTGTTTGTGAATTAATTGTAAACGAGCGAGAAGCGAATGGCTGTTACAAAGATATTTTTGATTTCTGTTGCCGACTTAACCCGCGGCAAATTAACAAACGAGTGTTGGAAAACTTGATTAAAGCGGGTGCTATGGATTCATTTGGGGTAACCCGACAAAGTCTTTTTGAATCTATAAACATAGCTATGGCAGAGGGGCAACGCGCCAGTAAAGAACGCTCCTCTGGACAAATAAGTCTTTTTGGGGATGTCCCCATTACCTCTCTCAATACCAATATTCATAATGAAATTGTTCCGAAGGAAGAATGGCCATTGTTACAGAAACTTTCTTATGAAAAAGAGGTAATAGGAATATATATATCGGGACATCCATTAGAGCAATATAAAGATATATTTAAATTATGGACTACACCGAAAGATACCGTTGAAAAGAAGGGGGAAGGAGAGGATGTTATTTTAGGAGGAATTATTATTGATGTGAAATATCATAATGCAGCCAAAGGGAAAATGGCTTTTATTAAATTGGATGATACTGAACGGCAATATGAAATAACCTGTTTCTCAGATACCTACGAAAAGTCAAAAGATTTGATATATATAGAGAATATAGTCCTTATTCAGGCGCGGGTCAATTTCAGGAATTCTCAACGCGGTTACATTGCTCGTATTATTATTCCGCCCGATGAATGTATAACCCTGGCAAGTGCTTTCCATATACGGGTGGATTCGACAATCACTGAAAGTGATTATGAAAAATTGATGGATATATTTTCTTATAATATCGGGGATTGTGAGGTCTTTTTTCATTATCAGGATATCCTAAAACAAAGGGAAATTATTATTCAGGCGTATCCGGATATAAAAGTTTCTGCAACGCCACGGCTCGTAGCAGAAATAGAAGAAATTGTAGGGAAAAACAATACATGGTTTAGTGCAGGTAATTTATTACCTATTTCTCATAATGGAAAAAGAATAAGATAA
- the recN gene encoding DNA repair protein RecN, with product MLETLYIKDFALIDELEINFSSGLNILSGETGAGKSIIVESLQIALGERASTEFIRTGAEKTRVDAVFHIPVVSQSILQILKEYEIELDDNRIILSRLISSDGRSKAWVSGRPVPVSVLLNIGNQLVDFHGQHEHQSVLKPSCQLELLDTFANANALSENVREKFLAIKKIDEEIANLEEMAQRQNRELDLLKHELNEIEQVSPSIGEDETLRNQLSYAMNLENIRKNAKEISELLSGSEFSVIVFLHRIQSMVGELQKHDATFEPFFNRLEEIQCELQELSRECERCCNLVEISEEEIERLNQRLNQINRLKHKYGNTIEEVIEYAQKARSVLDKVMNSEQQLEELKKQKNKLYKEIIQSAEQLSERRQKAGEILSSQVTQSIKDLAMKDATFHVTIERCPLYSSGIDKVEFLLTPNIGEIKKPLRQIASGGEMSRIMLALKTELARADQIPTLIFDEIDAGVGGMVARKVAEKLAELARHHQVIVITHIPQIAVFGASHFQILKENVDNRTVTRVRPLKGEERIKEIARMLDGSISEISLKHANELLKEVKQQKGVKTNG from the coding sequence ATGTTAGAAACCTTGTATATCAAAGATTTTGCACTGATTGATGAACTCGAAATCAATTTTTCATCAGGACTGAATATTTTATCGGGTGAAACCGGTGCAGGCAAATCTATTATTGTTGAATCCTTACAGATAGCATTGGGGGAGAGGGCATCTACTGAATTTATACGAACAGGTGCAGAAAAAACTCGGGTAGATGCGGTTTTTCATATTCCAGTTGTATCCCAATCCATACTACAAATACTGAAAGAATATGAAATCGAATTGGATGATAACAGAATTATTCTTTCCCGTCTTATATCTTCCGATGGGAGAAGTAAAGCGTGGGTTTCAGGCAGACCTGTTCCTGTTAGCGTCCTTTTAAATATAGGAAATCAACTTGTAGATTTTCATGGACAACATGAACATCAGTCCGTATTAAAACCCTCATGCCAGTTAGAATTATTGGATACCTTTGCAAATGCCAACGCCCTTTCTGAAAATGTTCGTGAAAAGTTCCTTGCTATAAAAAAGATAGATGAAGAAATAGCAAACCTTGAGGAAATGGCACAGCGGCAAAACCGCGAATTAGATTTATTAAAACATGAATTAAACGAAATTGAACAAGTATCCCCTTCTATCGGAGAAGATGAAACCTTACGAAATCAACTGTCCTATGCTATGAATCTTGAAAACATACGGAAAAATGCAAAAGAAATTTCCGAATTACTTTCCGGCTCTGAATTTAGTGTAATCGTTTTCCTGCACCGTATCCAATCTATGGTTGGTGAACTGCAAAAACACGATGCCACCTTTGAGCCGTTTTTTAATCGGCTCGAAGAGATTCAATGTGAACTACAAGAGTTATCCCGAGAATGCGAGCGATGCTGTAATCTGGTAGAAATTAGCGAAGAAGAAATTGAACGATTAAACCAGAGACTTAATCAGATAAACCGATTGAAACATAAATATGGAAATACCATTGAAGAAGTTATAGAATACGCACAAAAAGCCCGTTCCGTTCTGGATAAAGTAATGAACAGTGAGCAACAATTGGAAGAATTAAAAAAACAGAAAAATAAACTATACAAAGAAATTATACAATCCGCCGAACAATTATCAGAACGAAGACAGAAAGCAGGAGAAATCCTTTCTTCGCAGGTTACCCAGTCAATTAAAGACTTAGCCATGAAAGATGCAACTTTCCATGTCACAATAGAAAGATGTCCCTTGTATTCCAGTGGTATAGATAAAGTTGAATTCCTACTAACTCCCAATATAGGTGAAATTAAAAAACCTTTAAGACAAATTGCCTCCGGTGGTGAAATGTCCCGTATCATGCTTGCTTTGAAAACGGAACTGGCTCGTGCCGACCAGATTCCTACTTTGATATTTGATGAGATTGATGCCGGTGTGGGAGGTATGGTTGCACGAAAAGTAGCCGAAAAATTGGCAGAATTAGCCCGTCATCATCAAGTTATAGTCATAACGCATATTCCCCAGATTGCCGTTTTCGGAGCATCTCATTTCCAGATATTGAAGGAGAATGTGGACAACCGAACTGTAACCCGCGTTAGACCCTTAAAAGGAGAAGAGAGAATTAAAGAAATCGCCCGTATGCTTGATGGTTCTATTTCTGAAATTAGTTTAAAACATGCCAATGAATTATTAAAAGAAGTAAAACAGCAGAAAGGAGTAAAAACAAATGGATAA
- a CDS encoding CinA family protein, producing the protein MNPEEAIIHQLVRKHLTLATAESCTGGLISHRLTNVSGSSAVFVGGIVAYSNEVKKSLLGVLESSLVAYGAVSNPVALEMAQGICNRLNSDMGVGVTGIAGPTGGTAEKPVGLVYISVVSLPYNIHIVKECRFHGSRSEIKQQTSDTALNLLLEVINSINGREDTHE; encoded by the coding sequence ATGAATCCTGAAGAGGCCATCATACATCAACTTGTTAGAAAGCATTTAACGCTGGCTACAGCAGAATCGTGCACAGGTGGGCTTATCTCACACCGTTTAACAAATGTTTCTGGGTCATCTGCGGTATTCGTTGGAGGTATTGTAGCCTATAGTAATGAAGTTAAAAAATCCTTGTTAGGGGTTTTGGAATCTTCATTGGTAGCATATGGAGCCGTGAGTAATCCTGTTGCCCTTGAAATGGCTCAGGGTATTTGCAATAGATTAAATAGCGATATGGGTGTTGGCGTAACAGGTATTGCCGGACCTACGGGAGGAACAGCGGAAAAGCCTGTAGGGTTGGTATATATTTCCGTGGTTTCTCTACCCTATAACATACATATAGTTAAAGAATGTCGGTTTCATGGAAGTCGTTCTGAAATAAAACAGCAGACATCGGATACTGCTTTGAATTTATTACTTGAAGTTATAAATAGCATAAATGGAAGGGAAGATACTCATGAATAA
- a CDS encoding TlyA family RNA methyltransferase, which translates to MRERLDILLQKRLNLTRTQAQSLIRSGKVFDKNGICLDKPGTKLPENIELKIIQDNRFVSRGGIKLEHALNHFGIDVHSVIAIDIGSSTGGFTDCLLQYGAKKVYAVDVGYGQLAWAIRNNSRVVVMERCNIRYLDPNQLPEKPDFFTVDCSFISLKLILPKIVELVDNQSRGVILIKPQFEAGREHVEKGGVVKDNMIIKKTIDEVLNEAEKLGFEIQGVVPSPIKGPAGNQEYLAYLTLTKRIET; encoded by the coding sequence ATGCGTGAACGATTGGATATTCTTTTGCAAAAACGGCTGAACCTAACACGAACACAGGCTCAATCCCTTATTCGCTCGGGTAAAGTATTTGATAAAAATGGTATATGTCTTGACAAACCCGGAACCAAACTTCCTGAAAATATTGAATTAAAGATAATACAGGATAACCGTTTTGTTAGTCGAGGGGGAATAAAATTAGAGCATGCATTAAATCATTTCGGGATAGATGTTCATTCTGTAATCGCCATAGATATAGGTTCTTCTACGGGCGGCTTTACAGATTGTTTATTACAATATGGCGCAAAAAAAGTCTATGCAGTTGATGTGGGATATGGTCAATTAGCATGGGCTATAAGAAATAATTCTCGAGTAGTTGTTATGGAACGATGTAATATTCGATATTTAGACCCTAATCAATTACCTGAGAAACCTGATTTTTTTACAGTAGATTGTTCCTTCATTTCATTAAAATTAATTTTGCCTAAAATAGTAGAACTTGTAGATAATCAGTCGCGGGGGGTAATATTAATCAAACCTCAATTTGAAGCAGGACGCGAACATGTAGAAAAAGGCGGTGTTGTTAAGGACAATATGATTATTAAAAAAACAATTGATGAAGTATTAAACGAAGCAGAAAAACTTGGCTTTGAAATTCAGGGTGTAGTTCCTTCTCCCATAAAAGGACCCGCAGGAAATCAGGAGTATCTGGCATACCTAACTTTGACGAAAAGGATAGAAACATAG
- a CDS encoding MBL fold metallo-hydrolase encodes MKITSYGAAQEVTGSKHLLEINGNKILLDCGLFQGRRAEADQKNRQNSLDIQKINCIILSHAHIDHSGLLPLFGKKGYRGPIYATPATRDLCSIMLMDSAHIQQKDAQWLSKKHLTFIPPLYTSDDVHEIMKHFISVPYEMRMQVGNDVFLTFHDAGHVLGSAMVELEYRESGKWKRFIFSGDIGRKNMPILQDPWEPPPCDTLIMESTYGDRDHGNVEQMDAKLEEIIKEAVAQEGKVIVPSFALERTQEFIYSLHRLETQNRIPDIPVFVDSPLTVDITEVFRLHMESFDEDFKEQLREAGNPFDLKRIRYIRSQSESMELNSLKGPAIIISASGMCEYGRILHHLRNNISDPRNTILIIGFQAEYTLGRKIVEKQKQVKILGIMLELKARVRIMNEFSAHAGRTELIDFGSRYANTDTKVFLVHGETKAMQALYLALAEKGVKNLSILKFRETIEV; translated from the coding sequence ATGAAAATAACATCCTACGGAGCCGCACAAGAAGTTACAGGCAGTAAACATCTTTTAGAGATAAACGGCAATAAAATTTTACTGGATTGTGGCCTCTTTCAGGGAAGACGTGCAGAGGCTGACCAGAAAAACCGTCAGAATTCTTTGGATATCCAAAAAATTAATTGCATTATACTTAGCCATGCACATATAGACCATAGTGGACTGTTACCATTATTTGGTAAAAAAGGATACAGAGGACCTATCTACGCAACACCAGCAACAAGGGACTTATGTTCCATTATGTTAATGGATAGCGCCCATATTCAGCAGAAAGATGCCCAATGGCTATCTAAAAAACATTTGACCTTTATCCCACCGCTTTATACTTCGGATGATGTCCACGAAATTATGAAACATTTTATATCAGTCCCTTACGAAATGCGAATGCAAGTCGGAAATGATGTATTCCTGACATTTCACGATGCCGGTCATGTATTAGGTTCTGCTATGGTCGAATTAGAATATCGAGAATCTGGGAAATGGAAACGATTTATCTTTTCCGGTGATATTGGTCGAAAAAACATGCCCATCCTACAAGACCCATGGGAACCTCCTCCTTGTGATACCCTTATAATGGAGTCTACCTATGGTGACCGTGACCATGGTAATGTAGAACAAATGGACGCTAAATTAGAAGAGATAATAAAAGAAGCCGTTGCTCAGGAAGGCAAAGTTATTGTTCCCAGTTTCGCTTTAGAACGGACACAAGAGTTTATCTATTCTCTTCACCGATTGGAAACACAAAACCGAATCCCAGATATCCCTGTTTTTGTGGATAGTCCTCTTACCGTGGATATTACAGAAGTATTTCGCCTACACATGGAATCCTTTGACGAAGATTTTAAAGAACAATTACGCGAAGCGGGCAACCCATTTGACTTAAAACGAATCCGCTACATTCGCTCTCAGAGTGAATCTATGGAATTAAACAGTTTGAAAGGTCCCGCCATTATCATTTCTGCATCCGGTATGTGTGAATATGGCCGTATCTTGCATCATCTCCGAAATAATATCTCAGACCCACGCAACACCATTCTTATTATTGGTTTTCAGGCTGAATACACTTTGGGACGCAAAATTGTTGAAAAACAAAAACAGGTTAAAATTTTAGGTATTATGTTGGAATTAAAGGCTCGTGTTCGAATTATGAACGAATTTAGTGCCCACGCCGGCAGGACGGAACTAATTGACTTTGGTTCAAGATATGCCAATACAGACACGAAAGTTTTTCTGGTGCACGGCGAAACAAAAGCTATGCAAGCCCTTTATTTAGCACTTGCAGAAAAAGGTGTCAAGAACCTATCCATTCTTAAATTCCGCGAAACAATTGAAGTTTAA